In a single window of the Melioribacteraceae bacterium genome:
- a CDS encoding peptidylprolyl isomerase: MQSKQWSKQPDMQIDVKKSYSAIINTNKGIIEIKFAPEHAPKTVNNFVFLAKEGFYDGVTFHRVIPDFVIQGGDPTGTGRGGPGYKFEDELAGNPLKHERAVISMANAGPNTNGSQFFITHSPQSHLNGKHTVFGKVVNGLDVVDMIEEGDIMVEVTITEQ, from the coding sequence ATGCAATCAAAGCAATGGAGTAAGCAACCCGACATGCAAATTGATGTCAAGAAAAGTTACTCGGCAATTATTAATACAAACAAGGGTATAATTGAAATTAAGTTTGCGCCCGAACACGCGCCCAAAACTGTAAACAATTTTGTATTCCTCGCTAAGGAAGGATTTTATGACGGCGTTACTTTTCATCGAGTGATTCCCGATTTTGTAATTCAAGGAGGAGATCCCACCGGTACAGGAAGAGGCGGTCCAGGTTATAAATTTGAAGATGAATTAGCCGGTAACCCACTCAAGCATGAAAGAGCCGTTATCTCTATGGCAAATGCCGGTCCTAATACAAATGGAAGTCAGTTTTTTATAACTCATTCGCCTCAATCACATTTAAATGGAAAGCATACTGTTTTCGGCAAAGTTGTAAATGGACTTGATGTTGTTGATATGATTGAAGAAGGTGATATAATGGTAGAAGTAACAATTACGGAACAATAA
- a CDS encoding DUF302 domain-containing protein — MSYHNSKTVNYSFEEALAKIADELKKEGFGILTEIDVKETLKKKLDVDFRKYKILGACNPPFAHKALQIEENLGVLLPCNIAVQEMNGEVQISFINPMESMQVVQNPKLVEIASEVSNKLSKVLENL, encoded by the coding sequence ATGTCGTATCATAATTCAAAAACCGTTAATTATTCTTTCGAAGAAGCATTAGCAAAGATTGCCGATGAGCTTAAGAAAGAGGGATTTGGTATTCTTACAGAAATTGATGTAAAAGAAACATTGAAGAAAAAACTTGATGTGGATTTTAGAAAATATAAAATATTAGGAGCGTGCAACCCGCCATTTGCTCATAAAGCATTACAAATTGAAGAAAATCTAGGAGTTCTTCTTCCATGTAATATTGCGGTTCAGGAGATGAATGGGGAAGTGCAAATTAGTTTTATAAATCCTATGGAATCTATGCAAGTTGTCCAAAACCCAAAATTAGTTGAGATTGCAAGTGAGGTATCAAATAAACTTTCAAAAGTTTTAGAAAACTTATAA
- a CDS encoding SLC13/DASS family transporter, giving the protein MNIVLAIVTSLLFYLIAEFSVEYQSAKTVATIAILMSILWMTEAMPISATSLIPLILFPLTGTISGKQAAEAYMNSTIFLFLGGFIIAIAMEKWNLHKRIALNVINLFGNTPSLIILGFMIAAAFISMWISNTATAVMLLPIGIAIISKMELSFGREDTKTFSIALMLGIAYACSIGGISTLIGTPPNLVFQRIYKISFPDQPEMLFGDWMKFALPISITMLGICWALLTKIIYPPDKRLILDKNLIKNEKELLGKMSFEEKAVALVFITTSLLWIFRVELDLGIISIPGWSAIFPKSDFIDDGTVAITMGILLFLIPAKSNTENKFLLNAESIKSIPWDIILLFGGGFALADGFVASQLSKLIGAQFASLQGIHIFLIIIAVAFVVTFLTELTSNTATAQILLPILAALSIQLEINPYLLMIPATISASFAFMLPVGTPPNAIVFSSQRVRIFDMSKAGIFLNIIGIIITSIFVWIFFE; this is encoded by the coding sequence ATAAATATCGTTTTAGCAATCGTTACATCTCTATTGTTTTATCTCATCGCCGAATTTTCAGTAGAATACCAATCTGCAAAAACTGTGGCCACCATTGCAATACTAATGTCTATTCTGTGGATGACTGAAGCAATGCCCATTTCTGCAACCTCACTTATACCTCTAATATTGTTCCCATTAACGGGCACAATTTCGGGTAAGCAAGCGGCCGAAGCTTACATGAACTCTACTATCTTTTTATTTCTTGGCGGATTTATTATAGCTATCGCAATGGAAAAGTGGAATCTCCATAAAAGAATTGCGTTAAATGTAATTAATTTATTCGGTAATACTCCATCATTAATTATACTTGGTTTTATGATTGCCGCCGCTTTCATATCAATGTGGATTTCAAATACTGCAACCGCCGTTATGCTGCTGCCGATTGGGATCGCGATTATTTCTAAAATGGAATTATCATTTGGGAGAGAAGACACCAAAACTTTTTCGATAGCATTGATGCTTGGTATTGCCTACGCGTGCTCTATCGGAGGTATTTCAACATTAATTGGAACACCTCCTAATTTGGTGTTCCAGAGAATTTATAAAATTAGTTTCCCCGATCAACCCGAAATGCTATTTGGTGATTGGATGAAATTCGCGTTACCAATAAGTATTACAATGCTTGGTATATGCTGGGCATTATTAACAAAAATTATTTATCCGCCCGATAAACGATTGATACTCGACAAAAATTTAATTAAAAATGAAAAAGAATTACTTGGTAAAATGAGCTTTGAAGAAAAGGCAGTAGCACTTGTTTTTATTACCACATCACTATTATGGATATTTAGAGTTGAGCTGGACCTTGGGATAATTTCAATTCCCGGTTGGTCTGCAATTTTCCCAAAATCAGATTTTATTGATGACGGAACAGTAGCAATTACAATGGGAATTTTATTATTTCTAATTCCCGCAAAATCTAACACTGAAAATAAATTTTTACTGAATGCTGAATCTATTAAATCTATTCCCTGGGATATCATACTACTATTCGGAGGGGGATTCGCGTTAGCGGATGGATTTGTTGCATCTCAGTTATCAAAACTTATTGGGGCTCAGTTTGCTTCACTTCAAGGAATCCACATATTCTTAATTATTATAGCTGTTGCGTTTGTTGTGACGTTTTTAACAGAGCTTACTTCAAATACCGCAACAGCGCAAATATTATTACCCATTTTGGCGGCACTATCAATTCAGCTTGAAATTAATCCTTATTTATTAATGATACCGGCAACAATCTCAGCATCGTTTGCATTTATGCTGCCGGTTGGTACTCCTCCAAACGCGATTGTGTTTAGCAGTCAAAGAGTAAGAATTTTTGATATGAGTAAAGCTGGAATATTTTTAAATATTATTGGAATAATTATAACATCAATATTTGTATGGATATTTTTTGAATAA
- a CDS encoding NAD(P)-dependent oxidoreductase yields the protein MKVAFLGTGLMGSLMAERLIQHKYDLILWNRTESKTMKLKQLGAEIADSPSSAIQKAELVITMLADYVAVSSVLFEKELSYKNKTVIQMSTISPGESELLMERINLKGGEYLEAPVLGGLAQIPDGKLLPMVGASKELFVKWEMFLHNFAENVFYIGNVGKGSGAKLACNQLIASLLSAFSMSLGYITEQNIDPEIFMQVIRPSSYYVPAFDRKKDAMISGDYSETNFPLKHLNKDVKLAIENFGNSNVNVDPLSKVNEILELAIKSNLGNLDYSALHQIIYKHK from the coding sequence ATGAAAGTTGCTTTCCTTGGTACGGGATTAATGGGAAGTTTAATGGCGGAAAGATTGATTCAACACAAGTATGATTTAATTTTATGGAATCGTACTGAATCTAAGACGATGAAACTAAAACAGTTGGGAGCAGAAATTGCCGATTCTCCCTCTTCCGCGATTCAGAAAGCGGAACTGGTGATTACGATGCTGGCTGATTATGTTGCTGTATCTTCAGTCCTTTTTGAGAAGGAGCTATCCTATAAAAATAAAACTGTAATTCAAATGAGTACAATTTCTCCCGGTGAAAGTGAGTTATTAATGGAAAGAATAAATTTGAAGGGGGGAGAATATCTCGAAGCTCCGGTTCTAGGTGGTTTGGCACAAATACCAGATGGTAAACTTTTACCTATGGTGGGCGCATCCAAAGAGTTGTTTGTTAAATGGGAAATGTTTCTGCACAATTTTGCTGAAAATGTTTTTTATATTGGAAATGTTGGAAAGGGCAGTGGTGCCAAACTTGCATGCAACCAGTTAATTGCATCTTTGTTATCAGCATTTTCTATGAGTTTAGGTTATATAACAGAGCAGAATATTGACCCAGAAATTTTTATGCAAGTAATTAGACCAAGTTCATATTATGTGCCCGCATTCGATAGAAAAAAGGATGCAATGATTTCGGGGGACTATTCGGAAACAAATTTTCCTTTAAAACACCTCAATAAAGACGTTAAGCTAGCAATCGAAAATTTTGGAAATTCAAATGTTAATGTTGATCCTTTAAGTAAAGTAAATGAAATTCTAGAACTAGCGATTAAATCAAATTTAGGAAATTTAGATTACTCTGCGCTTCACCAAATTATTTATAAGCATAAGTAA
- the bshB1 gene encoding bacillithiol biosynthesis deacetylase BshB1: MKLDVIVFAAHPDDAELSMGGTIAKLADSGLKIGIIDLTLGEMSTRGTVEKRNLETASASEILKISLRKNLGFVDGSIKPINDYLLQIITQIRKHQPEIIFAPYWNDRHPDHIGASQLIKEAMFKSGLQKIETLDDNKVQVHYRPKRLFYFMQTYEFTPSFIVDITDTFETKMKSIYAYDSQFYDPSSHEAPTFISDPKFLKYIEARARYFGFKIGKEYGEAFFCEEFIEMDIANLVNKGGQL; the protein is encoded by the coding sequence ATGAAGTTAGATGTGATTGTTTTTGCGGCTCACCCCGATGATGCTGAGTTATCAATGGGAGGAACTATCGCAAAGCTGGCAGATTCCGGATTGAAAATAGGAATAATTGATCTAACACTTGGGGAGATGAGTACACGCGGAACAGTTGAAAAGCGTAATTTGGAAACCGCATCCGCGAGTGAAATTCTGAAAATTTCCTTGAGGAAAAATTTAGGATTTGTGGATGGATCTATCAAACCCATTAATGATTATCTTCTTCAAATAATAACTCAAATTAGGAAACATCAACCCGAAATAATTTTTGCACCTTATTGGAATGACAGACATCCCGATCATATTGGTGCAAGTCAATTGATTAAAGAAGCAATGTTTAAAAGTGGACTGCAGAAAATTGAAACCTTGGATGATAATAAAGTTCAAGTTCATTACCGGCCAAAACGACTATTTTATTTTATGCAGACTTATGAGTTTACTCCTTCATTTATTGTTGATATTACAGATACTTTTGAGACAAAAATGAAATCGATATACGCATACGATTCACAGTTTTATGATCCGAGCAGTCATGAAGCTCCTACATTTATCAGCGATCCAAAATTTTTGAAGTATATTGAAGCGAGAGCCCGCTACTTTGGATTTAAAATCGGTAAAGAATACGGTGAAGCATTTTTCTGCGAAGAATTTATTGAGATGGATATTGCTAATCTTGTAAACAAAGGGGGTCAATTATGA